In the genome of Microbacterium saperdae, one region contains:
- a CDS encoding PAC2 family protein — protein sequence MDVLGSRIVIVAFDGWNDAGEGASGAVEALRATSDYDLVHSVDPELYFDYQYTRPSSQMDAEGRRRLKWPEAGLWRPRNPAPGPEFWVLTGVEPARTWQAFAAEFIDVALRDDITGVVTLGAMLSDVPHTRPISIFASSQNEQVRDAHGLERSLYEGPVGILSVFEHFAENAGIPTASLWASVPHYVATATPSPKVTLALLDRLEELTGVDVPRDGLRTEAAAWEASIDAAAADDEDMAEYIRQLERTRDTWDSPEASGDAIAQAFERYLRRRDDGPGDRKR from the coding sequence ATGGATGTTCTCGGTTCGCGCATCGTCATCGTCGCCTTCGACGGCTGGAACGATGCGGGGGAAGGCGCCAGCGGCGCTGTCGAGGCTCTGCGCGCGACGAGCGACTACGACCTCGTGCACTCGGTCGACCCCGAGCTCTACTTCGACTACCAGTACACGCGTCCGTCGAGCCAGATGGATGCGGAGGGACGCCGTCGGCTCAAGTGGCCGGAGGCGGGTCTCTGGCGTCCGCGCAACCCGGCCCCGGGGCCGGAGTTCTGGGTGCTCACCGGAGTCGAGCCCGCCCGGACCTGGCAAGCCTTCGCGGCGGAGTTCATCGACGTCGCCCTGCGCGACGACATCACCGGGGTCGTGACGCTCGGTGCCATGCTCTCCGATGTGCCGCACACGCGCCCGATCTCGATCTTCGCGTCGAGCCAGAACGAGCAGGTCCGCGACGCGCACGGCCTCGAGCGCTCGCTCTATGAGGGCCCCGTCGGCATTCTCAGCGTGTTCGAGCATTTCGCCGAGAACGCGGGGATCCCGACCGCCAGCCTGTGGGCCAGCGTTCCGCACTACGTCGCCACGGCCACCCCGTCTCCGAAGGTCACCCTCGCTCTCCTCGACCGACTCGAGGAGCTGACGGGCGTCGATGTCCCCCGAGACGGACTGCGGACAGAGGCGGCCGCCTGGGAGGCCTCGATCGACGCCGCAGCGGCCGACGACGAGGACATGGCCGAGTACATCCGGCAACTCGAGCGCACACGCGACACGTGGGACTCGCCCGAGGCATCCGGCGATGCGATCGCCCAGGCGTTCGAGCGCTACCTCCGCCGTCGCGACGACGGCCCCGGCGACCGCAAGCGCTGA
- a CDS encoding undecaprenyl-diphosphate phosphatase: MHLFEALILGIVQGLTEFLPISSSAHLRILGTFLPSGEDPGAAFTAITQIGTEAAVVVFFWRDIVRIIGQWFRSLVGRVPRDDPDARMGWLIIIGSIPIVLLGLLFQDQIESVLRSLWIVAVMLIVFGILLGIADHVGAKRRSLKDLTYPDGIAYGFAQALALIPGVSRSGGTITMGLFLGYERAAAARYAFLLAIPAVFGSGFYQVYKSWGEPSFFSFGDTLAATGIAFVVALGVIAFFMNWISKRSFLPFVIYRILLGTTLLILLGTGVIAA; encoded by the coding sequence ATGCACCTGTTTGAAGCGCTCATCCTCGGCATCGTCCAGGGGCTCACCGAGTTCCTTCCGATCTCCTCCAGCGCCCACCTGCGCATCCTCGGCACCTTCCTGCCGTCCGGCGAGGATCCGGGGGCCGCGTTCACGGCCATCACGCAGATCGGCACGGAGGCCGCCGTCGTCGTGTTCTTCTGGCGCGACATCGTGCGCATCATCGGCCAGTGGTTCCGCTCGCTCGTCGGCCGCGTGCCCCGCGACGACCCGGATGCCCGTATGGGCTGGCTCATCATCATCGGCAGCATCCCGATCGTCCTGCTCGGACTGCTGTTCCAGGATCAGATCGAGAGCGTGCTGCGGTCGCTGTGGATCGTTGCGGTCATGCTCATCGTGTTCGGCATCCTGCTCGGAATCGCCGACCACGTGGGTGCGAAGCGCCGCAGCCTGAAGGACCTCACGTACCCGGATGGCATCGCATACGGCTTCGCCCAGGCGCTGGCCCTGATCCCCGGCGTCTCGCGCTCGGGCGGCACGATCACCATGGGACTCTTCCTCGGCTATGAGAGGGCGGCGGCGGCGCGATACGCCTTCCTGCTCGCGATCCCGGCCGTGTTCGGCAGTGGCTTCTACCAGGTCTACAAGAGCTGGGGAGAGCCGTCGTTCTTCTCGTTCGGCGACACGCTGGCGGCGACGGGTATCGCCTTCGTGGTCGCGTTGGGCGTCATCGCGTTCTTCATGAACTGGATCTCGAAGCGCAGCTTCCTGCCGTTCGTGATCTATCGGATCCTGCTCGGCACGACGCTGCTGATCCTGCTCGGGACCGGTGTCATCGCCGCCTGA
- a CDS encoding polyphosphate polymerase domain-containing protein — translation MMAGLDPVGLEELVAEAALQTRVDRKYAMTVDEAATVLAALPARTRVLTMEGRRSFAYESYYFDTADLLSFRMAALGRRRRFKLRTRSYVDTEDAFLELKTRGARSATVKERIGYQFAARDELTEEGREYAALGLDALGIHDLDTAELLPTLATRYHRTTLLAPTGGGRATIDASLSWELADGRQLRVPGLVIIETKSGLRTGDMDRLLWRHGIRPSTISKYGTGLAALRPDLPSNKWARVLRRRFHPTATAA, via the coding sequence ATGATGGCCGGACTCGACCCCGTCGGCCTCGAGGAGCTCGTGGCCGAGGCAGCCCTACAGACCCGTGTCGACCGCAAGTACGCGATGACCGTCGATGAGGCGGCCACCGTCCTCGCCGCGCTGCCCGCGCGGACCCGAGTTCTCACGATGGAGGGTCGCCGCTCCTTCGCCTACGAGTCGTACTACTTCGACACCGCCGATCTCCTCAGCTTCCGCATGGCGGCGCTCGGACGGCGCCGCAGGTTCAAGCTCCGTACCCGCAGTTACGTCGACACCGAGGACGCCTTCCTCGAGCTCAAGACGCGTGGGGCCCGCAGCGCGACGGTGAAGGAGCGGATCGGCTACCAGTTCGCCGCACGGGACGAACTGACCGAGGAAGGCAGGGAGTACGCGGCGCTCGGCCTCGACGCCCTCGGCATCCACGACCTCGACACCGCCGAGCTCCTGCCCACCCTCGCCACGCGCTACCACCGTACGACTCTGCTCGCCCCGACCGGCGGAGGTCGCGCGACGATCGACGCGTCGCTCTCATGGGAACTCGCCGACGGCCGGCAGCTCCGGGTTCCCGGGCTGGTGATCATCGAGACCAAGTCCGGTCTGCGCACCGGGGACATGGACCGACTGCTCTGGCGTCACGGCATCCGCCCTTCGACCATCAGCAAGTACGGCACGGGGCTCGCCGCCCTGCGCCCCGACCTTCCCTCGAACAAGTGGGCGCGCGTGCTGCGCCGACGCTTCCACCCCACGGCGACCGCCGCCTGA
- a CDS encoding bifunctional glycosyltransferase family 2/GtrA family protein has translation MIVLIPAYEPDERMCELLDALDAEGVQTVVVDDGSGAAYSPHFDDAARRGATVLHQPRNQGKARALRRGLTFIAERWPGEDVVTADSDGQHRPSDILAVAAATVGGEALVLGGRSFRGTVPVRSRFGNAVSRGLFRLSGGDVHDTQTGLRGIPSVLIADVVAVAGERFAWEMKVLLEFTRRGIPIREVPIATVYLDDNASSHFRPLRDSLDVLRPMLRYVLVSFGSFVLDIAAVQLLYALIGNLLLSAIGARLLSATVNFTLNRSFVFRGGPQGDIRRQVWRYAALALALLAGGYASMALFIAWGVPVLWAKLLADTAVYACGFLVQRGYVFVARSADRVGR, from the coding sequence GTGATCGTCCTGATCCCGGCCTACGAGCCGGACGAGCGGATGTGCGAGTTGCTCGATGCGCTCGACGCGGAGGGCGTCCAGACCGTGGTCGTGGACGACGGCAGCGGAGCCGCGTATTCGCCGCACTTCGACGACGCCGCGCGCAGGGGCGCCACCGTGCTGCATCAGCCGCGGAACCAGGGTAAGGCGCGAGCACTCCGGCGAGGCCTCACCTTCATCGCAGAACGTTGGCCCGGCGAAGACGTGGTGACGGCCGACAGTGACGGGCAGCATCGGCCGTCCGACATCCTCGCGGTCGCCGCAGCCACCGTCGGCGGCGAGGCCCTCGTGCTCGGGGGACGATCGTTCCGCGGAACGGTGCCGGTGCGCAGCCGGTTCGGGAACGCGGTGTCGAGGGGGCTGTTCCGGTTGAGCGGGGGCGACGTGCACGACACGCAGACAGGGCTCCGCGGCATTCCCTCGGTTCTCATCGCCGATGTCGTCGCGGTCGCGGGGGAGCGCTTCGCCTGGGAGATGAAGGTGCTGCTCGAGTTCACCCGAAGAGGGATCCCGATCCGAGAGGTGCCGATCGCGACCGTCTATCTCGACGACAACGCCTCTTCGCACTTCCGGCCGCTGCGCGACTCCCTCGACGTGCTCCGGCCGATGCTGCGCTACGTCCTGGTGTCGTTCGGGTCGTTCGTGCTCGATATCGCGGCCGTCCAGCTGCTGTACGCCCTCATCGGAAACCTGCTGCTCTCCGCAATCGGTGCGCGTCTGCTGAGTGCCACGGTGAACTTCACGCTCAATCGCTCGTTCGTGTTCCGTGGTGGACCGCAAGGGGACATCCGACGGCAGGTGTGGCGCTACGCTGCTCTGGCGCTCGCGCTGCTGGCGGGCGGCTACGCGTCGATGGCGCTCTTCATCGCGTGGGGCGTGCCCGTGCTGTGGGCCAAGCTGCTCGCCGACACCGCCGTGTATGCCTGCGGATTCCTGGTGCAGCGCGGATACGTGTTCGTCGCCCGGAGCGCTGACCGTGTCGGGCGTTAA
- a CDS encoding VIT1/CCC1 transporter family protein codes for MTAPAAAEPTAADRRRWARYLVEERAEGAVYQKLAARREGEERNILLSLAEAERRHEQHWLDLLGGEPKRLPRAGVRSRLLGWMAGRFGSIFVLALAQSAEARSPYDAEQYATPAMRADEKVHYEVVRGLAARGRRRLSGSFRAAVFGANDGLVSNLALVLGIGATGASSGFVLFSGIAGLLAGALSMGAGEFVSVRSQRELLAATEANDDAVAAVGDLDIDENELALVYRARGMEQEEALERARLIVAAAQAGVRRAATGPVRTHGGEDHDIVGSDWTAAISSFLLFASGAIIPVLPWIFGLQGTAAVVLALILVGIALLTTGAMVGILSGGPPLRRALRQLAIGFGAAAVTYLLGLLFGVGAV; via the coding sequence ATGACAGCCCCCGCTGCCGCTGAGCCCACTGCCGCCGATCGCCGTCGGTGGGCACGCTATCTCGTCGAAGAACGCGCCGAGGGTGCTGTCTACCAGAAGCTCGCTGCGCGCAGGGAAGGCGAAGAACGGAACATCCTGCTGAGCCTCGCAGAGGCGGAACGTCGGCACGAGCAGCACTGGCTCGATCTTCTCGGGGGTGAGCCGAAGCGGCTTCCCCGAGCGGGTGTGCGATCGCGCCTGCTGGGGTGGATGGCGGGCCGGTTCGGGTCGATCTTCGTGCTCGCGCTGGCGCAGAGTGCGGAGGCGCGTTCGCCCTACGACGCTGAGCAGTACGCGACCCCCGCGATGCGGGCGGACGAGAAGGTGCACTACGAGGTGGTGCGCGGTCTGGCCGCGCGCGGGCGTCGGCGTCTGTCCGGATCCTTCCGCGCAGCCGTCTTCGGCGCGAACGACGGCCTCGTGAGCAACCTCGCATTGGTGCTCGGCATCGGGGCGACGGGGGCGAGCTCCGGGTTCGTGCTGTTCAGCGGTATCGCCGGCCTCCTCGCCGGAGCCCTGTCGATGGGGGCGGGGGAGTTCGTCTCGGTCCGCTCGCAGCGCGAGCTGCTGGCCGCCACGGAGGCGAACGACGACGCAGTCGCCGCCGTCGGTGACCTCGACATCGATGAGAACGAGCTGGCGCTCGTCTACCGTGCCCGCGGCATGGAGCAGGAGGAGGCGTTGGAGCGTGCACGCCTCATCGTCGCTGCCGCACAGGCGGGCGTGCGTCGCGCGGCCACCGGCCCCGTGCGCACGCACGGGGGAGAGGACCACGACATCGTCGGCAGCGACTGGACGGCCGCGATCTCCAGCTTCCTGCTGTTCGCCTCCGGGGCGATCATTCCGGTGCTCCCGTGGATCTTCGGACTGCAGGGGACAGCGGCCGTGGTCCTTGCCCTGATCCTGGTCGGCATCGCCCTGCTGACCACGGGTGCGATGGTCGGCATCCTCTCCGGGGGACCGCCACTGCGCCGAGCGCTGCGTCAGCTCGCGATCGGCTTCGGCGCGGCGGCGGTCACCTATCTGCTGGGACTGCTGTTCGGAGTCGGCGCCGTCTGA
- a CDS encoding M20/M25/M40 family metallo-hydrolase, which yields MTDPSLPEVVRIASDLIRFDTSNFGGGNAKGEREAAQYVGAYLEELGLEVEYYEPIPRRTNVMARVAGRDRSKPALVVHGHLDVVPAMAEDWSVDPFAGLVRDGMLWGRGAVDMKNMNAMILTAVAEILRAGDQPERDLILAFFADEENGGVEGSALVVKDRPEWFEGAAAAISEVGGYSITVDDRRAYLLQVGEKALIWIRLVAKGRAGHGSRLHEENAVTRLAEAVTAIGRTRWPIRLTPTTTALLDGLSALTGRSVDDPDALAAAAGPAEAFLRSSFRTTANPTALTAGYKHNVIPERAEALIDVRVIPGTEDDVLAELQRIVGDDIVIETVVRDIGMETPFEGDLVDAMVASIGRHDPGVPVIPYLLGAGTDNKALAALGITGYGFAPLKLPADLDFTGMFHGVDERVPVESLVFGQRVLTDLLRSF from the coding sequence ATGACCGATCCGTCTCTTCCGGAGGTCGTCCGCATCGCGAGCGACCTGATCCGCTTCGACACTTCCAACTTCGGCGGAGGCAACGCCAAGGGTGAGCGCGAGGCCGCACAGTATGTCGGGGCCTACCTGGAGGAGCTGGGTCTCGAGGTCGAGTACTACGAACCGATCCCGCGTCGGACGAACGTCATGGCGCGGGTCGCAGGTCGCGACCGCTCGAAGCCGGCGCTGGTGGTGCACGGCCATCTCGACGTCGTCCCTGCGATGGCGGAGGACTGGAGCGTCGACCCTTTCGCCGGTCTCGTGCGAGACGGCATGCTCTGGGGGCGTGGGGCCGTCGACATGAAGAACATGAACGCCATGATCCTCACCGCGGTCGCCGAGATCCTTCGCGCAGGCGATCAGCCTGAGCGCGATCTGATCCTCGCCTTCTTCGCGGATGAGGAGAACGGCGGGGTCGAGGGCTCGGCGCTCGTGGTCAAGGATCGCCCGGAGTGGTTCGAAGGCGCTGCCGCGGCGATCAGCGAGGTGGGCGGCTACTCGATCACCGTGGACGACCGACGCGCATACCTGCTGCAGGTCGGCGAGAAGGCCTTGATCTGGATCCGCCTGGTCGCCAAGGGACGAGCGGGGCACGGCAGCCGCCTGCACGAGGAGAACGCGGTGACACGACTGGCCGAGGCCGTGACGGCGATCGGGCGCACGCGATGGCCGATCCGCCTCACGCCGACGACCACGGCCCTCCTCGACGGGCTCAGCGCCCTCACCGGACGCAGCGTGGACGATCCGGATGCCCTCGCCGCCGCGGCGGGCCCTGCTGAGGCTTTCCTGCGCTCCTCGTTCCGCACGACGGCCAACCCGACGGCCCTGACCGCGGGGTACAAGCACAACGTGATCCCCGAGCGCGCCGAGGCATTGATCGATGTGCGCGTGATCCCCGGCACCGAGGATGACGTGCTCGCGGAGCTGCAGCGCATCGTCGGTGACGACATCGTCATCGAGACGGTCGTTCGCGACATCGGCATGGAGACCCCGTTCGAGGGCGATCTCGTCGACGCGATGGTCGCGAGCATCGGGCGTCATGACCCCGGAGTTCCGGTGATCCCGTACCTGCTGGGCGCGGGCACCGACAACAAGGCTCTCGCGGCTCTCGGCATCACCGGATACGGTTTCGCCCCGCTGAAGCTTCCCGCCGACCTGGACTTCACGGGCATGTTCCACGGTGTCGACGAGCGTGTACCCGTAGAATCGCTTGTCTTCGGCCAGCGGGTGCTGACCGATCTGCTGCGCTCGTTCTGA
- a CDS encoding phosphodiester glycosidase family protein encodes MDTRQQTPRPTRRRRRILLAGGLVLALTAGGGAAWAADRFLIEHVSITDVSAYEAANSNTDDAVTETTHATVTDTSYDSDQADISISTVSTGSGDDTVTYYVADVTLTDATALRSAFAGDAFGTNITETTSAIAAANDAVFAINGDYYGFRDTGIVIRNGVAYRDAGAREGLAFYQDGHVELYDETATTAASLVADGVWNTLSFGPALVEDSIVVDGIEEIEVDTNFGNHSIQGEQPRTAVGVIDENHLVFVVVDGRSAGYSRGVTMTELADIMISLGAETAYNLDGGGSSTMYFDGELVNSPLGKDQERATSDILYIAGSGQ; translated from the coding sequence ATGGACACTCGACAGCAGACCCCCAGACCGACACGACGGCGCCGCCGAATCCTGCTCGCGGGCGGGCTCGTGCTCGCCCTCACCGCCGGCGGGGGAGCCGCATGGGCTGCAGATCGCTTCCTCATCGAGCATGTGAGCATCACCGACGTCTCGGCGTACGAGGCCGCGAACTCGAACACCGACGATGCGGTCACCGAGACGACGCATGCGACGGTGACGGATACCTCGTACGACTCCGATCAGGCCGACATCAGCATCTCCACGGTCTCGACCGGATCCGGCGATGACACCGTCACGTACTACGTCGCCGATGTCACCCTGACCGATGCCACAGCCCTGCGGTCCGCCTTCGCCGGCGATGCGTTCGGCACCAACATCACCGAGACGACGAGTGCGATCGCGGCCGCGAACGACGCGGTGTTCGCGATCAATGGCGACTACTACGGCTTCCGCGACACGGGCATCGTCATCCGCAACGGTGTGGCCTACCGGGACGCAGGTGCGCGCGAGGGGCTGGCGTTCTACCAGGACGGGCACGTCGAGCTGTATGACGAGACCGCCACGACGGCAGCCTCGCTCGTGGCAGACGGCGTGTGGAACACGCTGTCCTTCGGTCCCGCGCTCGTCGAGGACAGCATCGTGGTCGACGGGATCGAGGAGATCGAAGTCGACACCAACTTCGGCAACCACTCGATCCAGGGCGAGCAACCGCGGACGGCTGTCGGAGTGATCGACGAGAACCACCTCGTCTTCGTCGTCGTCGATGGGCGAAGCGCCGGCTACAGCCGTGGCGTCACGATGACCGAGCTCGCCGACATCATGATCTCGCTCGGAGCGGAGACCGCGTACAACCTCGACGGCGGCGGATCGTCGACGATGTACTTCGACGGTGAACTCGTCAACAGCCCTCTCGGAAAGGACCAGGAGCGCGCCACCAGCGACATCCTGTACATCGCGGGGAGTGGTCAGTGA
- a CDS encoding DUF4956 domain-containing protein, whose translation MYTLVMIAADLVAITILALGIYYLRHRRRDLVVAFVGVNVGVLAVAVVLAGTSVALGLGLGLFGVLSIIRLRSSEISQREVAYYFASLALGLIAGLSSTLSPVSLGLMALIIVAMFIADHPRLLSRSRQLTMTLDRAIGDESELVAQLERVLGGTVTQVSILQLDFVNDTTQVDVRYRIGAPAEVSSALAGARR comes from the coding sequence GTGTACACGCTCGTCATGATCGCCGCCGACCTCGTCGCCATCACGATCCTCGCCCTTGGCATCTACTACCTGCGTCACCGACGCCGGGACCTCGTCGTCGCATTCGTCGGGGTGAACGTCGGCGTGCTCGCTGTCGCCGTCGTGCTTGCGGGCACCTCGGTCGCCCTCGGGCTCGGTCTCGGACTGTTCGGAGTGCTGTCGATCATCCGGCTGCGCTCATCGGAGATCTCGCAACGGGAGGTCGCGTACTACTTCGCCTCACTCGCGCTCGGACTCATCGCAGGTCTGAGCAGCACCCTCTCCCCCGTCTCACTCGGACTGATGGCCCTGATCATCGTCGCGATGTTCATCGCGGACCATCCGCGTCTCCTGTCCCGTTCCCGCCAGTTGACGATGACCTTGGACCGAGCCATCGGAGACGAATCCGAACTCGTCGCGCAGCTCGAGCGGGTACTCGGCGGCACGGTCACGCAGGTGTCGATCCTTCAGCTCGACTTCGTGAACGACACGACGCAGGTCGACGTGCGCTACCGCATCGGAGCGCCGGCCGAAGTCAGCTCCGCACTGGCAGGAGCACGACGATGA
- a CDS encoding carbohydrate-binding domain-containing protein, giving the protein MRTKNRILLAAAPFVLTGVVLAGCTAVTADADSPAATTETASVQNVDASLTAEEVLADNADATTVSADEAATTAETTITLTGDSAEVEGEGASVEGSTVTISAGGTYRLTGSLTGSVIVAAPDDAVVAIILDDAEIANPDGAAIAITGADDAALVLADGSDNTLSDAGSYADDAEVNATLYSDADLTISGTGSLTVEGNGNDGITSKDDLKILSGTVTVVAADDGLRGKDSLTIEGGTVSVTAGGDGLSSDQDADESQGYVWISGGELHVTSAGDAVSAATDVVITAGDLTLDSGGGASAVLADDVSAKAVKGGVYVVVEGGTIDADAADDAIHSNGAVHLNDGTLTLASGDDGIHADTALAIDGGDTTINASYEGLESTDISIAGGKLAVTASDDGLNASSGSGESMQDSGEMITISGGDTTIDAGGDGFDSNGSATMSGGTLTIWGPTNDGNGAIDVNGTFDVSGGTLLAAGSAGMAMAPSTDSAQGWVFATASGTEGSTVEIVADGTVVAEYTADTSFSTVVYSGAEIMSGTTYDVVVDGSSTTVTAGEGGTSGMGPGQGGQQGGGMPGGTRPGGTDDDQP; this is encoded by the coding sequence ATGCGCACCAAGAACCGCATCCTCCTCGCCGCCGCACCGTTCGTGCTGACCGGTGTCGTCCTGGCCGGCTGCACCGCCGTCACGGCAGATGCCGACAGCCCGGCCGCCACGACCGAGACGGCATCCGTGCAGAACGTCGACGCCTCTCTCACGGCCGAAGAGGTCCTGGCAGACAACGCCGACGCCACCACTGTCTCCGCGGATGAAGCGGCCACGACCGCGGAGACGACGATCACCCTGACCGGCGACAGTGCCGAGGTCGAGGGCGAGGGCGCATCTGTCGAGGGGAGCACCGTGACGATCTCCGCCGGTGGAACGTATCGCCTCACCGGCTCCCTCACCGGCTCCGTGATCGTCGCGGCGCCGGACGACGCGGTGGTCGCGATCATCCTCGATGACGCCGAGATCGCGAACCCCGACGGCGCCGCGATCGCCATCACCGGCGCCGACGATGCGGCCCTGGTGCTCGCCGACGGGAGCGACAACACGCTGTCCGATGCCGGGAGCTATGCAGACGACGCCGAGGTCAACGCGACCCTGTACAGCGATGCGGACCTCACCATCAGTGGCACCGGTTCGCTCACCGTCGAGGGGAACGGAAACGACGGCATCACGAGCAAGGACGACCTCAAGATCCTCAGCGGCACGGTGACTGTCGTAGCGGCCGACGACGGCCTCCGGGGCAAGGACTCCCTGACGATCGAGGGTGGCACGGTGAGCGTGACCGCGGGTGGAGACGGACTGTCCAGCGATCAGGACGCGGACGAGAGCCAGGGCTACGTGTGGATCTCCGGAGGGGAGCTTCACGTGACCAGCGCCGGCGATGCCGTCTCCGCGGCGACGGACGTCGTGATCACTGCGGGCGATCTGACCCTCGACAGCGGGGGCGGGGCCTCAGCGGTGCTCGCGGACGACGTGTCGGCCAAGGCCGTCAAGGGCGGCGTCTACGTGGTCGTCGAAGGCGGAACCATCGACGCCGACGCCGCCGACGACGCCATCCACTCGAACGGTGCCGTGCACCTGAACGACGGCACGCTCACCCTGGCTTCGGGCGACGACGGCATCCATGCGGACACGGCACTGGCGATCGACGGAGGCGACACGACCATCAACGCGAGCTATGAGGGCCTCGAGAGCACCGACATCAGCATCGCGGGAGGGAAACTCGCCGTCACGGCATCCGACGACGGCCTCAACGCCTCCTCCGGGAGCGGTGAGAGCATGCAGGACAGCGGTGAGATGATCACCATCTCCGGCGGTGACACCACGATCGACGCAGGCGGGGACGGCTTCGACTCGAACGGCTCCGCGACGATGTCCGGCGGCACCCTGACGATCTGGGGACCGACGAACGATGGAAACGGCGCCATCGACGTCAACGGCACTTTCGACGTCTCGGGGGGGACGCTGCTCGCCGCGGGAAGCGCAGGCATGGCCATGGCGCCGTCCACCGATTCCGCGCAGGGATGGGTGTTCGCGACGGCATCGGGAACGGAGGGATCGACAGTCGAGATCGTCGCGGACGGGACGGTCGTCGCGGAATACACCGCGGACACCTCGTTCTCGACCGTCGTCTACTCCGGCGCTGAGATCATGTCCGGAACGACGTATGACGTGGTCGTGGATGGATCGTCGACCACGGTGACCGCCGGCGAAGGCGGCACCAGCGGGATGGGCCCTGGGCAGGGTGGACAGCAGGGAGGCGGGATGCCGGGCGGAACCCGCCCTGGCGGCACCGACGATGACCAGCCCTGA